A stretch of DNA from Megalops cyprinoides isolate fMegCyp1 chromosome 17, fMegCyp1.pri, whole genome shotgun sequence:
actgttgccacaaagttggaagcatagcattgtaccaaatgtcttggtatgctgaagcattaagatttcccttcactggagaagcccaaaccctgaaaaacaggtgtggccaaatacttttgtccatatagtgtattaaGTTGAGGGAATTTTGGTTTCGGGGAATGGATActttatttgtggttttgtcAGAGGAAAGCAAATATAATGCATTATCCAATACATTCTATCCATACATCCTATATTTGGTATTAATTATAATATGATTTTGTCTGAAAGAATGTTATCAAACTAAAACAAGTGATAACAGTAGGCTACAATATGGGAAAGAATTAATAGTGGCCTCTCTTCCTCAGGACCGTCATGCTGTGGGGCAATCACTCCCCCTGGTGGATGCACGGCAGAGTTACACTCTCTTATCTCTTGCTGAGGCTGACGGCCAAACGACCATGAAGTTTCAGAGATCCATTCAATCCTGTGATGCTGATGACTTTGCGATCTCTGTGAGTTTATCATTtctaacaaaaaacaaacaaaaaaaacctaataATCCAGCTGGCAAACATTATTGAGTATTGTGACTAGAAAGACACTACTGTATATCTTAAGGAACAATGCCAAATTCTGCAGTTCATTCCgaagaataaaaatgcaaaccaGTATGTCCTCCACAAGCATTGTATTTCTCCTACACCACACTGTAgtcaaggaaaaacaaacactcgACATAAAGGTTTCCACCATGTACTCACACATAAGTATCATATGTCCGTATGCTTTTGTAGGAATTCAGATCTGTGCGCTCCCATAAAGAAACAGATCAAATATCTACGCAGTTCAGGGATGGGCAGGCATCGATCCCCCAAGGTGCCTTTATCTGCTTTATTCATTGTGGAAAAAGGGCTTTTGTGTGCAGAGGGTACTAAGACGTTATCGCTGTGGCAAAACAcggaaaacagaaatgcaatatCATTGACTGCTTCAGGGTCATGTCTCCTGAGCAAGTGCTGCGAGGCTTGGTTGGTTGTGTCCTTGCTTCTCCTGTAAGGTGGAGGCCATAAGAAGCAAATATACATTCCTGCTATCAGAAGGAGACATGTTAATTGGAATGTGATGTATAGTTTTGAGTTCCAGGAAGCCTGTTATTTTTTGATGCAAACTGTCTGAACACCGCACATGtgtttaactgtaaaatattacacagaCTCATAAGAGACTGTGTAGCTTGACATGTTTATACGTGCTGTGTTGGAATTCACGTTTGATCATGTATCGATATTTATCATCTTACATATTATAATAGATATTTTCGTGTCTTATGCGTTCACACCCTGTAGACATCCCCCATAAAGCTGATCTATGCCTTTGGCTTGACTGATGAAATCAAGTACCATTCCAGCCGTAGAGGGACGAAGGAAGTGAATCTGCTGAAGTATTCGCCCCGGACCAGCTCCACGGGCGGCAGTTACTTTGACATTACAGCCAATAATGTAAGTAACTGTACTGGAGAGGTAGCAGCATAACCAAAGGGCATATTTCCAGTTGAGGCTCTTGTCTAGACCATGGACACGTGGCAACCATATCACTACTGTATATCTGCAAACCCTTCGTAGGAACTGGAGCCACGCCAACATAACTGTGCAAGCATTTCagttgtgtgtgtacatgacaTTTCGTGTCTCGCAACGGATCCTCAGTAAAATGCTAGAGCGCTTGCCTTTGAAAGATGAGGAATCAGTAAGCCATATAAAATTCAATGCAATGTACTGCTCATAATATACAGTAAACGTAATATGGAACttctttttatttccagtttaCTGTCCCCTCAGTTCACACATACTACCACTGTCGGATTGTCAAACTGCCAACGCTTGGTTCGAAGCATCATGTCTATCGGGTAGGTGACTCAGTGATCGCAATcagttatttattataaatatctTTATCTTTAAGAGGGTAAAATGACAGTCGAAGACTTGGCTACAAGAAGGATGGCATGGATACCCTTGTATGACCTTTTCAAAAGTACCCTGACATTACTCTCTGTGTATGATGCAATACCAGGGTCCAATGGAATtgaattcatatttcacaaCTTGTTGATTGAATGATCAATTTTATAATTAGAAACACAGAGGATCAAGAACGGAATTTGaaaactgaatctgaaatgtGGAGTATATACTTTACcttttgaatctgaatttcagATTTCATATTCAGTTAATATATTCAATAATTCAGaccagtaaaatacaaatttggtTGTTTTTGGCACTGATATCTGTCCATATGGGTGCTCCTCTGCCCTGTCTATTCCAGATCGAGCCTGTCATCCAAAATCCCGACCTCGTCCATCACATGCTGCTGTATTACTGCAGTCCCAGCGTCAATGAGACTCTCACAGGAATGTGCTACTCGGCACAACTCCACGCTTTCCACATGTGCATGGGTGCCATGGCCACGTGGGCCATAGGGGGAGGGGTGAGTCTCTATCTTTTTTGGGGTGACATCATTCTTCAGGAGCAACAGGATGGCATCTGTTAAGGGCagttttttaacatttacatctttaaaaaggaaaaaatatacagtggAATAAATTGCCTTGTGCTCTAGTCATCAACTAAGGTGTGGAATCAGAAGTTGTCGGTGAAAGCACTGTACTTAAATGTTAtatctattttaaaaagtatacaCTTAATTAATGGGAGATGggttttttccactttttcgAGCAGAAAGTCTTTGAGCATTTGTAAATTACATCCAGCAAATGTTTTCGGATGGTTTTAAGGGAGGGCCAAATGCACAGCTTTTAGAAGCATGATGAATGTTTGCAATGCCCAGCCAAAATCTTTCCTTGGGTTTGAAATTTCAGTCTGATGTGTCTGCTCATCAGCTCTGTCCTTTCTTTTCTGTAGTGTTACATTATTAGCTGAAGATTcatttgtgcatctgtgcatgaaTATGGTATTTATATGGTAACGGACTTCTGAGTCGTAAGTTCTGAAATGCGTATTTGTCTGTCATTTGTCAGATCCTCTGCTGTAAAACTAATTTCTGCCATAACAGATGAAGCAAAAGGTAAAGCACATAAAATATCGTTTGGGTTCTTAACACCTTCGTGCATGCTGTCATTCATACAGGGATTTGATATTCCGGAAGCTGCCGGCATTTCCATTGGAGGAGATAATGATGTGTCTTACTACAGATTGGAAATTCATTACAACAATCAAGAACAAGTTTCAGGTAAACTTTGACTGCTACATATTACGCATGGCCTTGCAGCCATAATCTGCATCATTATGTTACAATCAATTGTAAGCAAGATTAGCATCCAGCAATAACTTAACTTGAGGGCAGACTTCTCTTAAGTGTGTAAGTAGAACATgccaatatttaaaatgattgtaaGGATTATGTATGaatacatgaaatatatatgaagaagaaatttaacatgttttccTAAATAACTTCTGTTTTCCATCACACAATTACAGAGGTCAGAACAATTTGAGGCAGAGGAATTGCCTGTACTAATATAAAACACCTCACTAGCAATTTGTAGTTAAAATGTCTGTTGACCATCCAGTGATTTGATGATTGTTGCAgagaatattgatttttttatgactCAAATGACTCAAATTCTATCCCTCAGGGCGCATAGACGACTCCGGCCTACGTTTCCATTATACACCGGTCCTCCGACAGTATGACGCATCCATCCTGAGCGTCGGACTAATTGTGGACAAATCATACGTCATCCCCCCAAATGCCACATCTTTTAAAAGCTATGCCCTATGCAAAACTTCACTTATCTCCCAGGTATGTTCCGTGCTTTACCCTAAGTTCCCAGTAGTTTAATTTGATCACTTTAAGGAATCGGGCGCAGAATGCGAAATTAGAAGCTGTTGTTTTCCATGGCAGTCACTAAGATTCACAAAAGATTACAGCTACCACCTCTGCATCAGACCACCTCAATAATACttcagcagagcagcagctgggacCAGTGCCAATAGATATATGGTTGGTCTCTGGGATGCCTCTCATCCGTGGTGTTTTCTCATCCAAAAATGAGTTTATGACTATAAACATGACTTATTTGTATAGCTAACTCTAGGTGTGATGGGCTCATAGATGCTGCTTGCTCTTGATTAGAAGCCTGGAAACAAAGTTCATCCAAATGTAGCTCTGGCTGAAGTAGGGAATGTTTACTGTACTGGTTCTTGTTCTTCAGTACATTGTATGGTGTAGCCACATCATTTATACTCCTGAAAAACCCTCCCAGATGACGTGGCATAGAAAGCTCAAACCCACCCactgctgtccctctgtcactATCTACACCAGTGTAATGTTCTTACTGATGTCCTTCTCTGTTCCCAGCCTGGATTAGCTGGTCAAAGTGAGCACACATAAAATTaagtagaagtagaagtagaagtagctttatttgtcacatgcatgttGTACAGAGTACCtcagcagtgaaatgtaattgcaacACTCCAACTGTGCAAATaagtgacacacaacacaccagtagagagataaataaaaatagaagaaaatatgaaagaataagAAATATATGCTATTTACACAACAGATACTATGTACAGAGCAGATGAAGTGTCCGGAGGATATAACGTGACATTCACGTGACATTCAAGTAGAGAAGGTGATCCCCTTTTGCATGGGAACCTGCATGTTATACAAGCTGTGAAAAACCACTGTTAATATCAAAGCTTCTTCTCATTAGGCATGTGATTAAAGCTATGCCATACTTGTCCATAGAATATGCAGccagaaaaaaggggaaaattaACAATGGTAAATATGTTACTAAAGCTAAGCTAACAATGGTAAATATGTTACCATCTTGTtgtctagctaactagctacctaccCATCACACCATCATAATGTACATATGCACAGCTGATGTTCCATCAACTTGCTTCTTGTGTTACTCATTTTTCACAGGATAATTTCCCCAATTATCTATAACATCTTGGATTACCTGTGACTGTGAGAATTTTTACGATTTGAAAACAAACGTTTTGAGCCACATTTTCAAATCATTGTTGTCCATGTACGAATGCTCTATGGCATTGTGTTGACTGCATGGTTGTGATCCTAGCTTCTGCCTAGTCCTGTTCCTGATCTGAACATCTTCATGGTCATGCTGCACACTCACCTGGCTGGAAGGAAGATTAGGGTGGGCCACTTCAGGTAAAATTCCATCTTAAACAGCCCAGTAAGCTTTAAGCTTATTGGTTGATTTCTGATAAATTCTGATAAATTAATTGTTGCTTCCAACCTTCTGTGCcttacataaatacattcatttttgtgctgGTTCAGAGGGAGGTTCTGTGGACGAAAGCGTAATTCAGTTTATTCAGTTTATAAGTGTGGAAGTGTAGTGTTAATTCCTGGATTTGAACCAAGAATTAACACTAccgttttgttttttgttcatttataattttgtgtttcacatatcccttcccttctccatggtcaaaaaatgttgaaagaCTGTGGGTGTGACTGAGTGTAAGTCCTGGAACTGCCCATAGGGGCCCCAAATGTGACAGTCAATGTTAGGCTGATGTTATGAATTTACAGTCTGTGAGTACCACCAGATAAAAGTGGTGGGAAAGAGTAAAAAACCCTGGCATCCAACTCAACATAGTTTGCCATTTATTCTAGATTTTGGGAAACTAGTGAATTCATGGGCTGAAAGGCTTGTTCTCACAATTGTATGGCCTTGTATTCCTAGGTTTGTTGTTTGGTACATTAACAGTGACTTGATGATATTCATGTTTGACAGTCGTCAATGCTTGATTTGCCATAAATATTCCACATCACACATGAACAAGTGgtaaaatacaagaaaaacattACTGGGATTGATTTGGATGGGATGTATATCATTACAACGTCTTTTGTTTCCTCAGGAATGGGGAGCAGATTGACTTCCTGGCTTTGGACGAACACTACGATTTTGAATTACAGCAGGCATTGTTCCTGGGGaagataaaaaatgtaaaactggtaAGTACTGAATTCATATTGGGAGTCATGGAGCTCA
This window harbors:
- the moxd1l gene encoding DBH-like monooxygenase protein 2 homolog; the encoded protein is MGTLLLVSALLVWPLRSGAQGDQLPLTEHLDQDQNVTLRWGFDETRDEITFELTVKTTGWVGLGFSPNGGMAGADIVIGGVSPNGSTYFTDRHAVGQSLPLVDARQSYTLLSLAEADGQTTMKFQRSIQSCDADDFAISTSPIKLIYAFGLTDEIKYHSSRRGTKEVNLLKYSPRTSSTGGSYFDITANNFTVPSVHTYYHCRIVKLPTLGSKHHVYRIEPVIQNPDLVHHMLLYYCSPSVNETLTGMCYSAQLHAFHMCMGAMATWAIGGGGFDIPEAAGISIGGDNDVSYYRLEIHYNNQEQVSGRIDDSGLRFHYTPVLRQYDASILSVGLIVDKSYVIPPNATSFKSYALCKTSLISQLLPSPVPDLNIFMVMLHTHLAGRKIRVGHFRNGEQIDFLALDEHYDFELQQALFLGKIKNVKLGDELVVECTYNTVNRTRLTELGLATTDEMCFAYMFYYPAIDINNCWSIPDIGSIDTANNHAVQIGYIPELKATPSVDCRAVQGAVTPAAGAATAHTPGITLLLWLAALRLL